From Quercus lobata isolate SW786 chromosome 11, ValleyOak3.0 Primary Assembly, whole genome shotgun sequence:
CGTTCTCAATAATGTTCGTGGAATGCTGGGACGAGCCAGGCGTGGTAGACTTGGCCAAAGGAGTTCTGGGTGGAGTCTTGGACGGCGTGGACTCCACTGGAGTGGACGAGTCCACATCAACTATCTGGACGGCAGGCTGGGACTGGGGAGGTTTGGACTTGACCACCTTGGACGAGCCTGACTTGACCCTTTTGTCCCTACGACTGGGGAGCCCTTCCAAGTCAATATTTTTTGGCAAGAACTTCCTTTTGTCCCCAACCGTTGGACGAGTCTGACCCTCAGGACGATCTTGGGCTTGACCCTCAGGACGTTTCCCCTCTCCTGCAATCTCCTTCCCTCTAttctctttcattgttgacattcctAAGACGAGATGAACGAGTTAGGAAGgtacacaaaaaaagaaaaagaaaaggaggtttAGCTAAGAACTTACTTTTTCGCACAGTAACTTCGTGGGCGATAGCTTCGTCTGAAGGCTCAGGACCTAAACCCCACTTGGCTAAGCGTCTTAGCGTGACAAGAGAACGAAAGCTCCTGTCTGTATGTAGACGAGCTCTATGGACGCGGTCACGATGGAATTTACTCAGGGACGGACGTTTGGCAGCTACAACACAATGAacaaacaaaggttagaaattgtaaatatatcaaatagaagtaagaataaaaataaacaaggggaagggacGTACCTTCTGGACGAAGGTTCCCTAGTTCCCCAGTGTAAGGGGGAAAGGGATCCCTGCCAACGTCCACAGGGTTCCCTGCCCAGAAGCCTGAAACGAAAATGAACTCCGTCTTCCATTTCCTATCAGACGAAGCTAGGGACTTGATCAACCTACAATCATTCCCTCTAGCAGTAAACTGATAAAAACCTTCAGATTGACTTATGGCAGaaggtttataacaataaaggaactcgtccactgtaagaggacggtccccaccaaaaacttccctccacaaaatttgcatggagatAATTAGTCTCCATGcgttaggattgaattgacaaacaCCTAAACCTAACTTAACTAATAACTCTCTATCGAAGgcatttaaaggaaacctaaggccacctAAAAAGTAAGATTCATAGACGCCTATACCAAAACGGGGCTCACAACACCACTCTCCACGGACGGGCAGCCTAGGGTTAAACTCGTCTGGGATTTGATACCAGGATTTAAGGCTATTTAACCTCTGTTCGTCCGTCTTAGAATGGACGCCTACAGCGCAGCTGAAGACGGTTTCTACCTCGTCCGTAGGATTGGACGGAGAACCAGCTTGAGAGCCAGAAGCTCTCCTAAGCTGTTCTTGGACGACCTCAATAGGGAGCCCAGGGGCCCCAGAAGAGTAGTTCTCGTCCGTGCTTCCTCCACTCTCATCACTAGCACTGCTAGAGTTAGACCTCTCACTAGTATCCTCACAGTACTCGTCTATGGCCTTATTAAGGCTATCAGTAGACGAGGAGGCAGCGGACATCTCTAACAAGAAACTTAAAACCTAAAgacgaggagaagaagagtaccTGGCTCTAGACGGAAGAAGACTCTAGACGCAGAGAAACTCctagacgaggctctagacgacggatgtcaaggaagaaaatcTCTGGAATGAAAAGGGTTAAGGGAggcattccactatttataggatgCTGACCTAGGTAATCGAAACGACCCAGCCAATACGAAAGCGACACGTGGCATCTACCTCGGAAATATAAATCGACGAAATTAgccaccaataaaaaaatgacacgtgGTGCGAATAATTAATAACCAATTACCAGTCCAAAGACGTTCAACCATTTGGACG
This genomic window contains:
- the LOC115966941 gene encoding uncharacterized protein LOC115966941, which gives rise to MSAASSSTDSLNKAIDEYCEDTSERSNSSSASDESGGSTDENYSSGAPGLPIEVVQEQLRRASGSQAGSPSNPTDEVETVFSCAVGVHSKTDEQRLNSLKSWYQIPDEFNPRLPVRGEWCCEPRFGIGVYESYFLGGLRFPLNAFDRELLVKLGLGVCQFNPNAWRLIISMQILWREVFGGDRPLTVDEFLYCYKPSAISQSEGFYQFTARGNDCRLIKSLASSDRKWKTEFIFVSGFWAGNPVDVGRDPFPPYTGELGNLRPEAAKRPSLSKFHRDRVHRARLHTDRSFRSLVTLRRLAKWGLGPEPSDEAIAHEVTVRKRMSTMKENRGKEIAGEGKRPEGQAQDRPEGQTRPTVGDKRKFLPKNIDLEGLPSRRDKRVKSGSSKVVKSKPPQSQPAVQIVDVDSSTPVESTPSKTPPRTPLAKSTTPGSSQWLSRTKI